From the uncultured Trichococcus sp. genome, one window contains:
- a CDS encoding helix-turn-helix domain-containing protein: MNKTTQVIDVLSMGYGTVHASVMSDRKLTVEAKAIYAYFAACIGAGDTSFPTVGEISKDLNMSEERFRKHQKNLIERGYLTIRKNVVANGRYSTNVYVIQERVANG, from the coding sequence ATGAATAAGACAACACAGGTGATTGATGTACTTTCGATGGGCTATGGAACGGTTCATGCAAGCGTGATGAGTGACCGGAAGCTGACGGTCGAGGCGAAGGCGATCTATGCGTACTTTGCCGCATGCATCGGGGCCGGGGACACAAGCTTCCCCACGGTGGGCGAAATCAGCAAGGATCTGAATATGAGCGAGGAACGATTCCGGAAGCATCAGAAAAACTTGATTGAAAGAGGATATCTGACAATCCGAAAGAATGTAGTGGCAAACGGAAGGTACAGCACGAATGTGTATGTGATTCAGGAACGGGTTGCCAACGGATAA
- a CDS encoding helix-turn-helix transcriptional regulator, whose amino-acid sequence MSEISSEIGETIRHFRKSKGITLEELGKQISRSKSTIQKYEAGKIVIDIETFYEIAHALNIYPEQLLYSESKYFMEPERHNPKTLFKESTALYSYMYDGRINKLLRSIFIISNNAEHGKFPTAFYMNIPSFDKYMFAENTYFGYSQHHDTFTSMFLTHTSTEVENVSITILSTFQETSERWGMMSGISFRPFMPVSFKMLFSRTPLQEDEELIKRLKISQNDIRMMKLFNMFNIM is encoded by the coding sequence ATGTCAGAGATATCATCAGAAATAGGTGAGACTATTAGACATTTTCGGAAAAGTAAAGGAATAACTTTAGAAGAGCTAGGCAAACAAATTAGTAGAAGTAAATCTACTATACAAAAATATGAAGCTGGAAAAATTGTTATCGATATTGAGACATTTTATGAAATTGCGCATGCTCTTAATATCTACCCAGAACAACTACTATACAGTGAATCAAAATATTTTATGGAACCCGAACGCCACAACCCAAAGACACTATTTAAAGAGTCAACAGCTTTATATTCGTATATGTACGATGGGAGAATTAACAAATTACTCCGCTCTATTTTTATTATTTCTAACAACGCAGAACACGGCAAATTTCCTACAGCTTTCTACATGAATATCCCATCCTTTGATAAATATATGTTTGCTGAGAATACTTACTTTGGTTATTCTCAACACCATGACACTTTTACATCTATGTTTCTAACGCATACTTCAACTGAGGTTGAGAACGTCTCGATAACCATCTTGTCTACATTTCAAGAAACTTCTGAAAGATGGGGAATGATGAGTGGCATTTCATTTCGCCCATTCATGCCTGTATCCTTTAAAATGCTTTTTTCTCGAACCCCCCTTCAAGAAGATGAAGAACTAATTAAGCGTTTAAAAATCAGCCAAAATGATATTCGTATGATGAAGTTATTTAATATGTTCAATATTATGTAA
- a CDS encoding transporter substrate-binding domain-containing protein → MRKEKNLMWFGSMACLILLTACGSTDAETNSASSEADNNDDVTKIMVAYRQDYNPYDYVTEDGKPEGFEVKVLEQVDEKLAGYEFEFVPTSDEDLLIGLESGKYDVGIKGAWYTEERAKKFIMPEEPIGASVIGITFRTESGYTSFEDFAENSGKLIPISPQNAQWTIIEGFNEEHSETPVELIASEQFTISDAYQWLVEGRYDAYFDIKLQFENAVVKDEAPYHSFVDQLSYIPYKAIPTYPIIHKSEKNEVFAEAYNNAIKELTEEGEIQELSEKYFGENVFELVEE, encoded by the coding sequence ATGCGTAAAGAAAAGAATTTGATGTGGTTTGGTTCAATGGCTTGTTTGATTTTATTAACTGCTTGTGGGTCTACAGATGCAGAAACAAATAGTGCAAGTTCAGAAGCGGATAATAATGATGATGTAACTAAAATTATGGTTGCCTATCGTCAGGATTATAATCCGTATGACTATGTTACAGAAGATGGGAAACCTGAGGGCTTCGAAGTTAAAGTTTTGGAGCAGGTCGATGAAAAACTGGCAGGTTATGAATTTGAATTTGTTCCAACTTCTGATGAAGATCTTTTAATTGGACTGGAATCTGGTAAATACGATGTTGGTATTAAAGGGGCCTGGTATACCGAAGAACGTGCAAAAAAATTCATTATGCCTGAAGAACCTATTGGGGCTAGTGTAATCGGGATTACGTTTAGAACAGAAAGTGGATATACAAGTTTTGAGGATTTTGCAGAAAATAGTGGAAAGTTAATTCCCATTTCTCCACAGAATGCACAGTGGACTATTATCGAAGGATTCAATGAGGAACATTCAGAAACGCCTGTCGAGTTAATTGCATCGGAGCAATTTACAATTTCAGATGCCTATCAATGGTTAGTTGAGGGAAGATATGACGCATATTTTGATATTAAACTCCAATTTGAGAACGCTGTAGTTAAAGATGAAGCTCCGTATCATTCCTTTGTTGATCAGCTTTCATATATTCCTTACAAAGCAATTCCGACATATCCGATTATCCATAAGAGTGAAAAAAATGAAGTATTTGCTGAGGCATACAACAATGCAATTAAAGAGTTGACAGAAGAAGGGGAAATTCAAGAATTATCGGAAAAATATTTTGGAGAAAATGTGTTTGAATTGGTCGAAGAATAG
- a CDS encoding uroporphyrinogen decarboxylase family protein, whose protein sequence is MKKADIISAFKGETVDRVPVGFWFHYAEDEFQDVYENPTIRKRNIEGHKKFVEEVHPDFIKVMSDGYFRYPNPLLKSAKSIYELKDIEPLGENHPWIQDQVTLIQEIVGNYPNEIASFYNMFSPATLFKFTIFDGDFDVINNKLADFILEDEEMTKNMLLVLAEDLAVLSKRVIAEGGVDGIYLSTQNIQDDRITQELQMRVVKPSDFVVLDAAAAEGGLNILHICGYEGATNYLENYRDYPAPVFNYAQAIESLPISEAKKFFGDKVIMGGFDNRTTGILYQGSKEEIADYTNKLIEKVGSERFIIGADCTIPRDIDIKNIVWVREAANEFSK, encoded by the coding sequence ATGAAAAAAGCAGATATTATAAGTGCCTTTAAAGGCGAAACGGTGGATAGGGTTCCTGTCGGTTTTTGGTTCCATTATGCGGAAGACGAATTTCAAGATGTCTATGAAAATCCAACAATTCGAAAAAGAAATATTGAGGGACATAAAAAATTTGTTGAGGAAGTTCATCCGGATTTTATTAAAGTAATGAGCGATGGGTATTTTAGGTATCCAAATCCATTATTAAAGTCAGCAAAATCTATTTATGAATTGAAAGATATTGAGCCTTTGGGAGAAAATCATCCATGGATTCAGGATCAAGTAACGTTGATTCAAGAAATAGTTGGGAATTACCCCAATGAAATCGCAAGTTTTTACAATATGTTTTCTCCCGCAACATTATTTAAATTCACAATCTTTGATGGGGACTTTGATGTTATTAATAATAAGCTAGCAGATTTTATACTTGAAGATGAAGAAATGACAAAGAATATGTTGCTAGTTTTAGCAGAAGATTTAGCAGTATTGTCAAAAAGAGTAATTGCTGAAGGTGGTGTAGATGGGATATACCTAAGTACACAAAATATTCAAGATGATAGGATCACTCAAGAATTACAAATGCGAGTAGTTAAACCAAGTGATTTTGTTGTATTAGACGCTGCCGCAGCAGAAGGCGGATTAAATATCTTGCATATTTGCGGATATGAAGGGGCAACGAATTATTTAGAAAATTATCGTGATTATCCCGCGCCAGTATTTAATTATGCTCAAGCTATTGAATCGTTGCCTATTTCTGAAGCAAAGAAATTCTTTGGTGATAAAGTCATTATGGGTGGATTTGACAATAGAACAACAGGTATTCTTTATCAAGGTTCTAAAGAGGAGATTGCTGATTACACTAATAAATTAATTGAGAAGGTTGGAAGCGAAAGGTTTATAATCGGCGCTGATTGTACTATTCCAAGGGATATCGATATAAAAAATATTGTTTGGGTGAGAGAAGCAGCGAATGAGTTCTCAAAATAA